Part of the uncultured Cohaesibacter sp. genome is shown below.
ACGTCATAGGCCCCCCGCCGACTGGCGGCATGCAGCAGCAACTGGCCGTCTTCCGTCGCCTGACGATCAGCACCAACGGTCTGGCTGACGGATTGCAGGATCGCCGCCATGTCAGGCCGCGCACTGGAAGCCACCCCCTCCGGCAGGGCCACCGTCAGGGAATCATAATAGTAGGCCAGCCGTTCCAGCCCCTGCCGCTGCACCAGCGCCGAGGCGCGGAAGCGCCCGTCCCTGAGGGTCGCGACCAGAGACCCATCCTCGCCAAACATGTTGATGTCAGCCTTGATGCCGCGCGAATTGGACCGAAGTACATGAATACGGGCCGAGCGAACCGCAACGCCGGAGCGCAGAATGCGCAATCGGCCGAACCGCACCGGAATGAAGGCCATCTTCTCGGAACCCTTCTCAAGGCTCTCGTAAAGGGTATTCAGACCATGGAAACAGGCGTCGAAATCCAGCGGATGCAATGCGTAGGGCGCAGCCAGTTCTTCCCGTTTGCTCGAAAAGCCATCGCGCTCGCCAATGACAATTTCAATGAAATCGTCACCGTGGCGCTGACAGTAAGTCATGCGCTGGAAGGCCGGGCCGAAATCCAGCCCGAACTGGCGGGAAATGGCATAGATCGCCTCGATTTCCTCTGGCGGGGTGGTCAGAGACAGCGAAGGCGCACAAAGATCATGGTCCGCATATGCGTCCCCTATGTCACCGGGAATCTTGGCGACACGACATCTGGCGTGCAATTGCCATTCATCATCGACAAGGCGCGCACGGCTCGAAATCTCGACAACGCCGGATGTCATGTCGAGACGGGTCAGGATCGAGGTCGACTGATCCGCATTGAGCGGCAGGGCCTGCAACAGGTCCATGTCGCGCAGCTCGACCCGATCCGACTTGAAGCCGACCTGGGCTGCGGCAAGCGCCATTTCCGCAAAGGCGGCACCGGGCAGAATGACCTTGCCGTCAACCTTGTGATGTTCCAGATAGGGGATCAGAGCCGTATCAAGCTCGGTTGACCAGACATGTTCTTCATCGCGGATCTGCGGGCCGAGCAGGGCGTGCGCCGTGACCGCATCATTGAAGATATCGAAGGCCTCGCTGCTCGGGCGAATCTTGAACGGCTTGAGCTGCCATGGATAGGCAGGCAACGGGGCCAGCAGAGCCTGCTTCTTGCCGAACACCACATCCCGATCAAACGGCAAGCCATTGGCGATGGCCCGTCCGACCGACAGCAGAACCGGATCGATGGCCTTGTCTTCCTTCTGCAACAGGCTCTCGATGGCAACAACCGTCTGGGCGCGATCGCGCGCGATCTCGGCTATGTAGCTCTTGAGGATGGGGCGTGGCCCGATTTCGATGAACTGGGTCTGGCCGTCAGCAAACGCAGCCTCGACAGCACCGAGGAAATGCACCGGCTGCCGCACGTTGTTCCACCAGTATCCCCCCCCCATTTCGCCGCCATCAAGGCGAGTGCCGGTCACGGCAGAATAGAAGGGAATGGTCGCCTTGGTCGGCTTGATATGTACCAGATCACCCAGCAACCCGTCCCGGATCGGCTCGACCACCGTGGAATGGAAAGGATAGTTGATATCCAGCATCTTGGCCGCAAGGCGTTTCTTGCGTGCGAACTTGAGGAAGGCTTCCAGCTCTTGCGTCCGCCCGGAGAGGGTAAGGGACTTGTCCGTATTGGTCGCCGAGATCTCGACCCCGTCAAAGCCTTCCGATGCCAGCAAGGCCTCGGTGTCGGCAACCGAGAGTTTGATGACGGCCATCCTGCCTTCACCGGCAACGGCTTCCTGATGATGCGAGCGCCAGTAGATGACCTCGACAGCCTGCTTGAGGGTCAGGGCGCCACAGGCCCATCCGGCAGCAACCTCGCCAACCGAATGCCCCATCACCCCGCCAACAGCAAGCCCGGCAGCCTTGAGAGACTGTGTCAGGGCAACCTGCACCGCAAACAGCAGCGGCTGCGCCACTGACGTCAGCTTGAGATCGTCCTTGAGGGTCTCCTCGAACAGCTTGGCCTTCAGCGACCAGCCCGCAAGCGGCTGGAACAAGGCGTCAACTTCATCAAGTGCAGCTGCAAAAACCGCATTCTGCCGATAAGCGATCTGCCCCATCCCCGCGAACTGCGAGCCGTTGCCCGAATAGACGAAGACCGGATTGCCGCTTGCCCGCGCGGCGGTCGACTGCACGGTAGCCACGCTCTTTTCGCCACGGGCGAACTGGCCAAGGCTGTCGGCAAGAGCCTCCTTGCTGTCACAAACGATGGCCAGACGCTCGTCCAGCAGGGAACGGCGCCAGCCAAAACCATTGCGCCACCCATCAAGAGACGCAATGCTGGTCACTATGGCCTCTGCCGTCCTTGCAGCCAGAGCTTGCAGGGCATTTTCGGATTTTGCACTCAGCACAAACAGCCACTGAGCGGTCCCACCATCATTGGCCGCAACGAGCGGCGCAGAAACAGCTCCACCTGCGCCTTTGACCGGACGATGCTCCGAGTCAGAAACCAGCACATGGGCATTGGTGCCGCCAAACCCGAAGTTGTTGATGCCCGCATAACGGATCTTGTCACCGCGTTCGAGAGCGGAATTGTCGCGATTGAGCGCCAGATTGAGCTCACCGAACGGAATATCCGGGTTCGGGGTCTCGATCCCGAGGCTGGCCGGCAACAGATCATGCTCCAGCGACAGCAGAGACTTCAGCACGCTGACAAGACCAGAGGCGGGCTCCATATGCCCCAGATTGGATTTGACCGACCCGATCGGCAACGGCTTGTCGCGCTTCTGGCCCAGCACCTGACCAAGCGCAAAGGCTTCAGCCGGATCTCCCACCCGCGTTCCGGTGCCATGCGCCTCGATGAAGGCCAGAGCATTCGGATCGAGCTTCATGCCCGAATAGATCTGATCCAAAAGGACAGACTGATATTCCATGGATGGCAGCGCCACACCGGAGGTGCGGCCATCCGAGTTGATCCCCGAAGCCACAATGCGGCCGTAGCTCTTCTGCACAGCCGGATCAAAGACATCGCTGCGCTGAAGCACCAACACAACACCGCCTTCGGCCCGCACATAGCCATTGGCATTCTCATCAAAAGGCCGACACAGGCCTTGCGGCGACAGCATCGAGGCCGCAGAGAAGCCAACGAACGGAAAAGGCGACAGCAGGAGGTTGACCCCAGCGACGATGGCCGTATCGATCTCGCCGGACTGCAGCCGCTTCATGGCCAGATCCAGCGCCACAAGCGACGACGAACAGGCCGTATCCACGGTGAAGCTCGGGCCGTGCAGATCATAGACATAGGAAATACGGTTGGAAACCAGCGACAGGGTATTACCGGTCATCATGAAACTGTCAGAACTCGCCGGATCGAAGAAAAAGCGATTCGAGTGATCGCTACCGGAGTTACCGACAAATACGCCGATATTCGACCCGGCCACTTCCGATACCGGCAAACCAGCTTCTTCCAGCGCCTCCCAGACCAGCATCAGCAGCAGCCGCTGCTGCGGATCCATCTGGGTCGCTTCACGTGGAGACAAGGAAAAGACGGCAGGATCAAAGCCCCATACGTCGTCCAGCAGACCAGCACGGAACGTGTAGCTCTTGCCTACCTGGCCAGATTTGGGATGCAGATAGCGGAAGGTAGAAAAGCGGTCAGACCCCATTTCTCCGATGCTGCATGTTTTCGAGACAAGCAAATCCCAGAACTCAGATACATTGTTCGCCCCGGGAAGACGGCAAGCCCGCCCAATAACTTCTACCCTGTTGTCACTCATTGTTATTTCAATTATCTTTCACTGTCATTGTGGCCGCACTCCATAAGATCAGCGAGAAACGAGCTCGCTGCATAGACGCACGTTACAAAAAAACAAATTCTCCGATACTAAAACTTAATTAGTGTTTTTTGCTTAAGTTCCGTAATATAGTCAATAGCTCTTTCAATCTCACAAATTTTGCCTGTTTCCAAATCGATGTATCGTGGATAAAGAATCAGAGTTGCCATCGCCAATTGTAAAAACGGAATAGTCTGGCGACGTATTGGCGCAGCGAGAAAATCATCTGTAAGACCCCACCCTGCATAAAAGGGCATGCCGAAACAACTAACGGGCTTGCCCCATATAAGAGCCTCAAACCCCATCTGCGATGTCACCGTATATACCCTAGTCGCATTTTCGATAAGGCGAGAAGGCAAACATCCCTCGGCTATCACATGAACATTTGGCATCTGCTGCAACTGCTCAACGTCGAAATGCCCCGATTTGGAGCGAGTAAACACGTCCGGATGCATCTTGACCACAATGTCCATGCCCGGGTTTTGTGCGCACGCAGCCGCAAACATTTTCTCAAACGATGATCCGTCCGCCATACCATATGCAATGGAGGCATCATTCTTGACCTGATCGATGACCAGCACATAATCGTCAGGCAATGATCCGGAAAACTCACCCCCTTCGTTATATTTGGAGAGCCGTGAAAGGCGCCAGCGCTCGAGCACAGCACCAATACGGGCCTCACCCACATCGCAAAGGGGTTTTTGTGCCAGTTCTTCCAAAAGAGAGGGACCATGGGCATCATAATAGATACCCAGAGTATCCAAAACCACCGACACCGTTGGGTCACCGCGCCTAAAGGAACGCATGAAGCCGTCTTCCAGCAAAAGCACCGGCTTTCGACTACCTTTCGCCATCCGCGCGGCAAGCCACCCTGAACGCCGTCCCCAGCCCACAAAAGCTCCGCACTTCACGTTCATTAACGGCAAACAAAAAGCAGGCCTTGAGCCAAGAATGACGGATACAGACTGATCCCGACACAATTGCAACGAGGGCGAGGCATATGCTACTTCCCGCCCAATCACCCTATAATACAGGCTTTTCAAAACTGAAGATATCATGGATTAGGGGAACTCCTACGACAAGTCTGTCACCAGCTCTAACGCATACACCCTTCTCCATACCTCTACTTTAAAATTCCCACCAAACAAACGAATTGATATTTCCGCATCTGTTACTCAAACACAGGTTCTTTTCGTCAAGGCAATGAACACTAACCTAAACGCGTTATTTCTAGCTAGGATTTTGAAGTGATGCATAGATAGCACATGGTCATAACGTGACCCAAAATCATATTGATCAGCATAACCAGAGATTTAAAATTGCCGCCCAAGCCATAAAACTTCCATTGTCAATAGACCTGATTTGACTATCTATCTCAATCACCGATCAATCCCACGCGCAACAAAGGCGACAACACTCTCTAGATCAAAAAAACTTTAGCTCAGAGCGCATCATGTTGCGTGATCTCTAACTGAATAAAATACCAAGATACCGATAGCCCAAGCCAAAGCAGATACTAAGAAAGTGACAAGTATATTCATCAATCTTTTGGGATAGAGAGAAATCTCAGGCATTAAAGGCTCAACAAATGTAACCAGATATCGCTGCCGGCTGCTTGCTTCTAGTCGAGCCTTTTCGACCGCCACCATTGCACTAGTAACAGCTTTTTCTGCAAATTCTTGATCCATTAACAGATCCCTATAAGTTTGAATCAGCTGAGAAATTGACTGTTGATCGCCGCCACCTTCTTCACTGATTTTCGAACGTTCCTGAGTAATCTGGCTTCGCATAGAAGCTATTCTAGTTCTTAGCATTTGAAGTGATGGAGCGGTTTCATCAAGGTATTTGCTTTTTGCCCTCAACTCCGCTTCTGCTTTAGCTATCTCCTGCTCCAACCCTGACAGAGTCTCGATTTGCGATTCTGCCGTTTTGGAAGGATCAATTATTTTTTCTCTATCACGAAAATCTCTAACTTGTCGACGGATTTCCTTCAACTCAGCTTGCTTAAGAATGAGCTCCGCGTTCGACTGCCTCAATGCGTCAACGCGCTCCTGCTCAGACAAATTGTTAACCAACTCCTCACTCAAACTGAGCACTTTCTTCGCAACCAAAACTGCGTTTTCTGGAGTAAAGGCCTTAACTTCGATAACAATTATCTGCGAGGTTGTATCGTAGCTAATTGAGATCATTTTTTTCCAATACTCCACAACGTCTTCCATAGGAGCGTCTCTATGGAGCGCTGCAACAAAATCCGCGTGTTCTCCCCCATAGACTTCAAACAAATCTATCTGGCTTTCGAGCTTTTCTAGCATTGGTCGACTAACCAAATAATCCATCAGAATATATGAATCGGCAGTAGTTGAGCCACTACCGGTTGTTCCCGTTACCAATCCGAGGATATCAGAAGACACTACATTATTGGCCCCTCTCACCGAAAAACGCGTCTCCACAGCATAGAGGTTAGAAGCAATGAGCATGAAGTAAGTAGCCGCGACAATTGTGGGCAATATTATGACAATTAAAGCAGACAGCTTCGTGAAAATTCTTCTTTTTTCTTGCGGTCTCATTTTTTCACTTTACTGTTAAATATAATAATATCTAATTTGATTACACAGATCTTTAGCAATCAATTTTTACAAAATACGATTTAAATTGTCGAAAATTATGTTTTCATATACTGTTCATGGTTCTTTATAGCCTCATCCAAATCTTCAAATACGTTAATTTTTCCATTTCGCATTATGATGCCCATATCGCAATAATCCCTCAACGTGTTATTTGAATGAGAAACCATTATAATTTTTGCAGTTTCGAGCTTCTCCATAAATGCCTTTTTAGATTTTTCTTTAAATCTTGAATCTCCAACTGCGGTAATTTCGTCAACTAAATAGCATTCGAAATCTATAGCTAGCGACACCCCAAAGGATAATCTTGCTTTCATTCCCGAAGAGTATGTCCGAACCGGCGCGTAAAAATGGCGACCCAATTCCGCAAATTTCTCGACGTATTCGATAACTTGCTCCGTATCTTTCCCATAAATTCGGGCAACGAAACGCGTATTTTCTATACCTGTAAGAGACCCGTTAAAACTACCTGCAAATCCTAAAGGGAAAGAAACTTCTAAATTGCGTCTAACGTGCCCAGTATCTGGCAATTCAGCTCCGGAGATCATTCTTAAGACGGTAGACTTACCCGCACCATTTTCGCCGATCAAACCAATATTTCTCTTAGGAAAGGTAAAATCGAGCGTTTCAAGAATAGTTTTATAACTGCCGCCAGGCAAGCTGTATCTCTTTGACACATTATCGAAGGTAATCATGTCACCTCAACCTAATTACTCGTTCAGCTGCAAGGCCAACGAATGTCAATA
Proteins encoded:
- a CDS encoding ABC transporter ATP-binding protein; translated protein: MITFDNVSKRYSLPGGSYKTILETLDFTFPKRNIGLIGENGAGKSTVLRMISGAELPDTGHVRRNLEVSFPLGFAGSFNGSLTGIENTRFVARIYGKDTEQVIEYVEKFAELGRHFYAPVRTYSSGMKARLSFGVSLAIDFECYLVDEITAVGDSRFKEKSKKAFMEKLETAKIIMVSHSNNTLRDYCDMGIIMRNGKINVFEDLDEAIKNHEQYMKT